The DNA segment AGAGCCATTTGGAATCAGTTCACTCCTATGGCTAACAGTTTCAAGATTGTTTTTTACTTCTCTGAGGAAGATTGActaaatatattgtttgtttgtaggAATTTGCAAAATCTATGAAGAACATCTGAAGAGGATGAACCCAGCTTGTCCTTCCATCACATATGATATTAGTCAGTTGTTTGATTTTATTGATGAACTCACTGATCTGTCATGTCTTGTGTAAGTACTTCCAAACttcatattgctttatatatataattacacacgcacaaaccTACAGCCTCTGCCCTACAGTTTTTAAACTGCCTTTGGATAATGTAGTGCAAGATACACTGACCCAGAGGTAAAAAAATAGtaacagctgtatgcccttctcAATCAGGACTTAACTGGAGTTAAATAAGCATATTCATTGCAAATTCTTTAAAACAATTATGAAGTTTTTATTAACATGTCTTTTTTATGTCTGACTATTATCACACTTTGTTTAATTGCAAAGGATTTTGACTACAGGTGATTCTTTTAAAGAAATagtgaattttgttttataaaatagaaaattttatttgggattttaaaaataaagttaacaaaattttcttcttacaaaacctaaaaggttaaattttttttctttcatcagaTTCCAAAAATCTACTGGGACTTATGTTCCACACAACAAAGAGTGGATGAAGGAGAAAATCTATATAATGCTGCGGAAACAAGCTGGATCAGGTTAAAGCAAGCAGAACCACACTAtctctcttcatttttatttcatcatttttttttttaaacaaatgaaaaaatttatTCTGCAGTTAGGCAACTATTTAACATTTAGATACCTTTGTCATATTGACCATTTTTCATATCTTAGCTATGTCATATTTTTATGATAACTAACATCTCAAATATCATGTTAATTCATGGCTTTGATTGGTTCTATGAAAGTCAGGCCTCATATAAAAGAAAACTTTGATATTGAGAGATATTTGCCTCTTTTGGAAttaaatagcaaataaatattttttaataagacTAAAATGTATTGCTATGGTGAAGCTGTCCAGCAGAAATCTCAGCAATGCATGGCAAATATCCTTAATATTGTTATAAGGTGTGTATCAGTTTGTGGAATTTTTGACATCCATCtggaaatattttgtaaacaGTCTGTTCCCATCTCTTACATTTCATGTTTCCATAACAATGgatgattattttaaatttacaaaaaactccatgtttaaaaaatatctgaataaaagtatttctaaaatattttgtgatcacTTGACTCATTAAATACTTTCCCATATAACAGAACTGCAATTGTACACCGAATCATTTTAGTACCCCAAAAATCATGTAGTAGCTATGAAAGAAAGCAAAACTAGCATGGTATGTATtgagcaaaaacaaaagatggaATAGAGGAAGGTTAAATATTAAGATTTTGGGTCAACTTAAATTTGATGACAACTTCAAAAGTTAGAACTTTGGTAAGGAGTATACCAGAAGATACTATCTCACTCCAAGTCTTCACTTGGAGTGAGATGGTTTACTAAAGCTTGCTTTGAGGTCCACTTGTGCAACAATATAGAATAATTTGCATGAAAGTGTAGCAATAGTGGAAAATTAATATTAGTCTATTTTGGTAAAGCAATGTTGGAATGTTTAGAAAGATGCTTTA comes from the Octopus sinensis linkage group LG11, ASM634580v1, whole genome shotgun sequence genome and includes:
- the LOC115217021 gene encoding enhancer of rudimentary homolog isoform X1 gives rise to the protein MAPSEIHEDMSHTIMLIQPNPKPETRTYSDYESLTDCLEGICKIYEEHLKRMNPACPSITYDISQLFDFIDELTDLSCLVFQKSTGTYVPHNKEWMKEKIYIMLRKQAGSG
- the LOC115217021 gene encoding enhancer of rudimentary homolog isoform X2 → MSHTIMLIQPNPKPETRTYSDYESLTDCLEGICKIYEEHLKRMNPACPSITYDISQLFDFIDELTDLSCLVFQKSTGTYVPHNKEWMKEKIYIMLRKQAGSG